Proteins from one Terriglobus tenax genomic window:
- the ilvN gene encoding acetolactate synthase small subunit, giving the protein MLHTFIALVDDKPGSLTRVASLFRRLSVNIVSLTVGESEREGVSRMTIVAEAPENAAHRIRASLYKLEVTRDVDEVGRSEAVIRELCLIKVAAGPHAPHGLHSRTQIFELANVFRARVVDLAPESIMLEMTGSASKIEGLLQVLLESNYEVLEVSRTGRMAMRRGQHTSKVLKALGTKSAAEQAVAYPDRPEEDDLPNQFEEDET; this is encoded by the coding sequence ATGCTGCACACCTTTATTGCACTCGTAGATGACAAACCCGGCTCACTGACGCGCGTCGCTTCCCTCTTCCGCCGCCTCTCGGTCAACATCGTATCGCTCACCGTGGGTGAGAGCGAGCGGGAGGGCGTCTCTCGCATGACGATCGTCGCGGAGGCTCCGGAGAACGCGGCGCACCGTATCCGTGCCTCGCTGTACAAGCTGGAAGTCACGCGCGATGTGGACGAGGTCGGCCGCAGCGAAGCCGTGATCCGCGAACTTTGCCTGATCAAGGTGGCTGCCGGCCCACACGCTCCGCACGGGTTGCACTCGCGCACGCAGATCTTTGAGCTGGCCAATGTCTTCCGCGCTCGCGTAGTGGACCTGGCGCCGGAGTCCATCATGCTGGAGATGACTGGATCGGCTTCGAAGATTGAGGGGCTTTTGCAGGTCCTGCTTGAGTCAAACTATGAGGTGCTGGAGGTCTCCCGTACAGGCCGCATGGCCATGCGCCGCGGACAGCACACCAGCAAGGTGCTGAAGGCGCTGGGAACCAAGTCAGCGGCGGAGCAAGCGGTCGCGTATCCTGACCGGCCGGAAGAGGATGACCTGCCGAACCAGTTTGAGGAAGACGAGACATAG
- the ilvB gene encoding biosynthetic-type acetolactate synthase large subunit — translation MTDTIDAIRNTTLTGSEILWATLVGEGVETVFGYPGGAILPIYDALRKFPIHHVLVRHEQGASHMADGYARASGKVGVCMATSGPGATNLVTGLATAMLDSIPMVAITGQVSSKVLGSDAFQEVDITGITLPITKHNFLVTRAEDIASTVRLAFQIAKSGRPGPVLVDITKDAQQATAIFNFDEAAPAPARPHPMLRAESSAILQAVELIKAAKKPVILAGHGINQSGAEAEVIAFAERMHIPVASTLLGLGSFPASHPLSLGMMGMHGESWVNHAIQEADLLLAFGMRFDDRVTGNLASYAQNAKKIHIEIDPSEINKNVKVDVALIGDLREVLKTLLPMLPASSDAGWLKQITAMKGDAAVRDIINLPDNGHLYAAHVIHDIWREAVAAGREKETIIVTDVGQHQMWEAQYFRHNAPRTLVTSGGLGTMGFALPAAIGAKMACPEKDVWVIAGDGGFQMTASELSTIMQEGLHINIAVINNGFLGMVRQWQEAFYDKNYSCSPILSPDFVMLAGAHGIPAANVSKRAEVTPTVTKARTGDMPFLINFSVEKEDGVYPMIAPGSALHEMVRRPNPLIETAED, via the coding sequence ATGACCGACACCATCGATGCCATCCGTAACACCACGCTCACGGGCTCCGAGATTCTTTGGGCCACCCTGGTAGGCGAGGGTGTCGAGACGGTCTTCGGCTATCCGGGCGGAGCCATTCTTCCGATCTATGATGCGTTGCGCAAGTTCCCCATTCACCATGTGCTGGTGCGCCATGAACAGGGCGCATCGCACATGGCCGATGGATACGCGCGTGCCAGCGGTAAGGTGGGCGTTTGTATGGCCACCAGCGGCCCTGGTGCGACCAACCTTGTGACCGGCCTTGCCACAGCCATGCTGGACTCGATTCCGATGGTTGCGATCACAGGACAGGTTTCTAGCAAGGTGCTTGGCTCCGATGCCTTCCAGGAAGTGGACATCACCGGCATCACGCTGCCGATTACGAAGCACAACTTCCTGGTGACGCGCGCTGAGGACATTGCTTCCACGGTTCGCCTTGCTTTCCAGATTGCGAAGAGCGGCCGCCCCGGCCCGGTACTGGTCGACATCACCAAGGACGCGCAGCAGGCCACCGCGATCTTCAACTTTGATGAAGCCGCGCCTGCCCCGGCACGTCCGCACCCGATGCTGCGCGCGGAGTCGAGCGCGATTCTGCAGGCGGTGGAGTTGATCAAGGCTGCGAAGAAGCCGGTGATTCTTGCGGGCCATGGCATCAATCAGTCAGGCGCTGAGGCTGAGGTGATCGCTTTTGCCGAGCGCATGCATATCCCCGTTGCCAGCACTCTGCTGGGCCTGGGCAGCTTCCCTGCCTCGCATCCGCTGAGCCTGGGCATGATGGGCATGCACGGCGAATCGTGGGTCAACCATGCCATCCAGGAGGCTGACCTTCTGCTGGCCTTCGGCATGCGCTTTGACGATCGCGTGACCGGCAACCTGGCTTCGTATGCGCAGAATGCGAAGAAGATCCACATTGAGATCGATCCTTCTGAGATCAACAAGAACGTAAAGGTGGACGTTGCCCTGATCGGCGACCTGCGTGAGGTGTTGAAGACCCTTCTTCCCATGCTGCCCGCCTCCAGCGATGCAGGCTGGTTGAAGCAGATCACCGCGATGAAGGGTGATGCCGCCGTGCGCGACATTATCAATCTTCCGGACAACGGTCACCTGTACGCCGCACATGTCATTCATGACATCTGGCGCGAGGCGGTGGCGGCCGGCCGCGAGAAGGAGACGATCATCGTCACCGATGTGGGCCAGCACCAGATGTGGGAGGCGCAGTACTTCCGCCACAACGCTCCGCGTACGCTGGTGACCAGCGGTGGCCTGGGGACGATGGGTTTTGCGCTGCCGGCAGCGATCGGAGCCAAGATGGCATGCCCGGAGAAGGATGTCTGGGTGATTGCCGGCGATGGCGGCTTCCAGATGACGGCATCGGAACTGTCGACGATTATGCAGGAGGGGCTGCACATCAACATCGCGGTGATCAACAACGGCTTCCTGGGCATGGTGCGTCAGTGGCAGGAGGCGTTCTATGACAAGAACTATTCATGCTCGCCGATCCTGTCGCCGGACTTCGTGATGCTGGCGGGGGCGCATGGTATTCCCGCAGCAAACGTCTCAAAGCGCGCAGAGGTAACACCGACGGTGACCAAGGCGCGTACGGGCGATATGCCGTTCCTGATCAACTTCTCGGTGGAGAAGGAAGATGGCGTGTACCCGATGATCGCCCCAGGAAGCGCGTTGCATGAGATGGTGCGCCGTCCGAACCCGTTGATTGAGACGGCGGAGGATTAA
- a CDS encoding Imm27 family immunity protein, giving the protein MNLDGLEKIATTDGGWTTLYRSKVDGLLLQRSFPNSEMHGGGPALWQYLTEEEAKQRFDI; this is encoded by the coding sequence GTGAATCTAGATGGTTTGGAAAAGATTGCTACGACCGATGGGGGTTGGACAACGCTCTACCGTAGCAAAGTAGATGGCCTCTTATTGCAGAGATCTTTTCCAAACAGCGAAATGCACGGCGGCGGCCCAGCCCTTTGGCAGTATTTGACAGAGGAAGAAGCAAAGCAGCGTTTCGACATTTGA
- the ilvD gene encoding dihydroxy-acid dehydratase, protein MSEKLSPAKTNSIALTEGPNRAAARSYLRGVGFSKEDLHKPIIGIANTWTEIGPCNFHLRQVAEAVKQGIREAGGTPMEFNTVTISDGITMGTEGMKASLISREVIADSIELVARGNSFDGLVCIAGCDKNMPAAIMALARLDIPGMMLYGGSIMPGKLPQADGSTKEITILQVFEAIGSHAAGKINDDQLEAVEAAACPGPGACGGQFTANTMAMAGEFLGISPIQLTGVPAMSAEKAHASREAGKLMMKLAEAGIKPSQILTKQSIEDAIAAVAASGGSTNAVLHLIAIAHELKIPLSMEDFDRISEHTPHICDMSPGGKYAAKDYQEAGGSRLLAKRLLDAGLIKGDTITVTGKTLADEAKDAVETPGQPVIYPVEAPLKKTGGLVILKGNLAPDGCVIKVAGHERIYHQGPARVFDSEDLCFAAVEAGQIKPNDVCVIRYEGPKGGPGMREMLAVTAAIKGIPELSETVALLTDGRFSGATRGLMAGHVAPEAQEGGPIAAVREGDLITFDIPNRKLTLEISEEELAKRLKEFKPKEARYKRGVFAKYANTVSSASLGAVTS, encoded by the coding sequence GTGAGCGAGAAACTTAGCCCCGCAAAAACGAACTCTATCGCGTTGACCGAAGGTCCGAACCGTGCTGCGGCGCGCAGCTATCTGCGCGGCGTTGGCTTCAGCAAAGAAGACCTGCATAAGCCCATCATCGGCATTGCCAATACGTGGACGGAGATTGGGCCGTGCAACTTTCACCTGCGCCAGGTGGCCGAGGCCGTGAAGCAGGGCATTCGTGAGGCGGGCGGCACGCCGATGGAGTTCAACACCGTCACGATCTCGGACGGCATCACCATGGGCACCGAGGGCATGAAGGCTTCGCTGATCTCGCGAGAGGTGATTGCCGATTCGATTGAGTTGGTGGCGCGCGGCAACAGCTTTGACGGGTTGGTTTGCATTGCCGGCTGCGATAAGAACATGCCTGCGGCCATTATGGCGCTGGCGCGGCTCGATATTCCGGGGATGATGCTGTATGGCGGCTCGATTATGCCCGGCAAGCTGCCGCAGGCAGATGGCTCCACCAAGGAGATCACAATCCTGCAGGTCTTCGAGGCGATCGGCTCGCACGCCGCCGGCAAGATCAACGACGATCAGCTGGAAGCCGTGGAAGCGGCGGCCTGCCCTGGACCGGGTGCGTGCGGTGGACAGTTTACGGCGAACACGATGGCGATGGCGGGTGAGTTTCTTGGTATCTCGCCGATTCAGCTGACGGGCGTTCCTGCCATGTCTGCCGAGAAAGCACATGCTTCGCGCGAGGCGGGCAAGCTGATGATGAAGCTGGCGGAGGCTGGCATCAAGCCGTCGCAGATTTTGACCAAGCAGTCGATTGAAGATGCGATTGCGGCGGTGGCGGCTTCGGGTGGATCGACGAACGCGGTGCTGCACCTGATTGCGATTGCGCATGAGCTGAAGATTCCGCTGTCGATGGAAGACTTCGACCGCATCAGCGAGCACACGCCGCACATCTGCGACATGAGCCCGGGCGGCAAGTATGCGGCGAAGGATTATCAGGAGGCCGGTGGATCGCGTCTGCTGGCCAAGCGCCTGCTGGATGCGGGGCTGATCAAGGGTGACACCATCACCGTGACGGGCAAGACGCTGGCGGATGAGGCGAAGGATGCGGTGGAGACGCCGGGACAGCCGGTGATCTATCCGGTGGAGGCTCCGCTGAAGAAGACGGGCGGGCTGGTGATCCTGAAGGGCAACCTTGCTCCGGATGGCTGCGTGATCAAGGTGGCTGGACACGAGCGCATCTATCACCAGGGACCGGCGCGTGTGTTTGATTCGGAAGACCTATGCTTTGCAGCGGTAGAGGCTGGACAGATCAAGCCGAACGATGTGTGCGTGATTCGCTATGAGGGTCCAAAGGGCGGACCGGGTATGCGTGAGATGCTGGCGGTGACGGCGGCGATCAAGGGTATCCCCGAGCTTTCAGAGACCGTTGCCCTGCTGACCGATGGACGCTTCTCTGGAGCAACACGCGGGTTGATGGCGGGCCACGTCGCTCCTGAGGCGCAGGAGGGTGGACCGATTGCCGCTGTGCGTGAGGGCGATCTGATTACCTTCGACATTCCGAACCGCAAGCTGACGCTGGAGATCAGTGAAGAAGAGCTGGCGAAGCGGTTGAAGGAGTTCAAGCCGAAGGAAGCGCGGTATAAGCGCGGCGTGTTTGCGAAGTATGCGAATACGGTGAGCAGCGCGAGTTTAGGAGCTGTGACGTCGTGA
- the leuD gene encoding 3-isopropylmalate dehydratase small subunit encodes MQPINKITSVAVPLDRANVDTDQIIPKQFLKRIERTGYGEFLFFDWRYNQDVADDVSPNPEFVMNAPQYKGAQILLADKNFGCGSSREHAAWALADYGFRVVIAPTFADIFFSNAGKNGIVLARLTEAEVATLMERAKIAGYEITVDLEAQTVTDAQGFKASFEIDPFRKYCLLNGLDDIGLTLRHVAELDKFEAKHNNEFWSAPKTVTA; translated from the coding sequence ATGCAGCCCATCAACAAAATTACTTCCGTTGCCGTGCCGCTGGATCGCGCGAATGTGGATACAGACCAGATTATTCCGAAGCAGTTTTTGAAGCGCATTGAGCGCACGGGGTATGGCGAGTTTCTGTTCTTTGACTGGCGCTATAACCAGGATGTTGCGGATGATGTTTCGCCGAACCCAGAGTTTGTGATGAACGCTCCGCAGTACAAGGGCGCGCAGATTCTGCTGGCAGACAAGAACTTCGGCTGCGGGTCATCGCGCGAACATGCGGCGTGGGCGCTGGCGGATTATGGCTTCCGCGTGGTCATCGCGCCGACGTTTGCGGACATCTTCTTCTCGAACGCGGGCAAGAACGGCATTGTGCTGGCTCGTTTGACGGAGGCCGAGGTGGCGACGCTGATGGAGCGCGCGAAGATTGCGGGCTATGAGATTACGGTCGACCTGGAAGCGCAGACGGTGACCGATGCGCAGGGCTTCAAGGCGAGCTTTGAGATTGATCCCTTCCGCAAGTACTGCCTGCTGAATGGGCTGGATGATATTGGCCTGACGCTGCGCCATGTGGCGGAGCTGGACAAGTTTGAAGCAAAGCATAACAACGAATTCTGGTCGGCACCGAAGACCGTAACCGCGTAA
- the leuC gene encoding 3-isopropylmalate dehydratase large subunit produces the protein MPQTMFEKVWQNHLVAEPAGEPALIYIDLQLVHEVTSPQAFDGLRLAGRKLRRPDRHIATVDHNVPTTSAADRLNILDQTSAAQVNALRKNCKEFGIEFFDVQDASQGIVHMIGPELGATKPGMTIVCGDSHTSTHGAFGALAFGIGTSEVEHVMATQTLSQPKPKTFRITVDGELPYGVTAKDIILHIIGLIGTDGATGYAVEYAGSAIRALSMEGRMTICNMSIEAGARAGMIAPDETTFAYLMGRRFSPKGAEWDKAVAEWKTLPTDESATFDRELHINAADITPTVSWGTSPGMVTSIASRVPSPEDATNEIDRKGYERALEYMGLTAGTPMEEIAIDRVFLGSCTNGRIEDLRAAAEIVKGRHVAKTVSAMVVPGSQAVKRQAEEEGLDTIFKAAGFEWREPGCSMCLGMNPDILSPGERCASTSNRNFEGRQGRGGRTHLVSPQMAAAAAITGHFTDIRTWNGGK, from the coding sequence ATGCCGCAAACGATGTTTGAAAAAGTCTGGCAGAACCACCTCGTCGCGGAACCAGCGGGCGAGCCGGCTCTGATCTATATCGACCTTCAGCTGGTCCACGAGGTCACCTCGCCACAGGCCTTTGATGGTCTTCGCCTGGCTGGTCGCAAGCTGCGCCGTCCGGACCGCCATATTGCCACTGTGGACCACAATGTGCCGACGACCTCGGCCGCGGACCGTTTGAACATCCTGGACCAGACCAGCGCCGCGCAGGTGAATGCGCTGCGCAAGAACTGCAAGGAGTTCGGCATCGAGTTCTTCGATGTGCAGGACGCTTCGCAGGGCATTGTGCACATGATTGGGCCGGAGCTGGGTGCGACCAAGCCGGGCATGACGATTGTGTGTGGCGACTCGCACACGAGTACGCATGGTGCGTTTGGTGCGCTGGCGTTTGGCATTGGCACCAGCGAAGTGGAGCATGTGATGGCCACTCAGACGCTGTCGCAGCCGAAGCCGAAGACCTTCCGCATTACCGTGGATGGCGAGCTGCCGTATGGCGTGACTGCGAAGGACATTATTCTGCACATCATTGGCTTGATCGGCACCGATGGCGCGACCGGCTATGCGGTGGAGTATGCGGGTTCGGCGATTCGTGCGCTTTCGATGGAAGGTCGCATGACGATCTGCAACATGAGCATTGAGGCGGGCGCACGCGCCGGCATGATCGCTCCGGATGAGACGACGTTTGCGTACCTGATGGGCCGCCGCTTCTCGCCGAAGGGTGCGGAGTGGGACAAAGCCGTGGCCGAATGGAAGACTCTGCCCACCGACGAAAGCGCGACCTTCGACCGCGAGCTGCACATCAACGCCGCTGACATTACGCCGACGGTGAGCTGGGGTACTTCGCCTGGCATGGTGACCAGCATTGCGTCGCGAGTTCCCTCGCCTGAGGACGCGACCAACGAGATTGATCGCAAGGGTTATGAGCGCGCGCTGGAGTACATGGGTCTGACGGCGGGAACGCCGATGGAAGAGATTGCGATTGATCGCGTCTTCCTGGGATCGTGCACGAACGGACGCATTGAAGACCTGCGCGCTGCTGCGGAAATTGTGAAGGGACGTCATGTAGCCAAGACGGTCTCGGCGATGGTGGTTCCGGGATCACAGGCGGTGAAGCGCCAGGCTGAGGAAGAAGGTCTGGACACGATCTTCAAGGCCGCTGGCTTTGAGTGGCGTGAGCCGGGATGCAGCATGTGCCTGGGCATGAATCCGGATATTTTGTCGCCGGGCGAGCGTTGTGCCTCGACCAGCAACCGTAACTTTGAGGGTCGCCAGGGCCGTGGTGGACGGACGCATCTGGTCTCGCCGCAGATGGCTGCTGCCGCCGCTATCACTGGACATTTCACCGATATTCGTACCTGGAACGGAGGCAAGTAA
- the leuB gene encoding 3-isopropylmalate dehydrogenase — translation MNLKIAVLAGDGIGPEVTNEALNVLNAVAKHGGHSFTYTDLLIGGVAIDAEGTPLPQATIDGTLAADAALLGAVGHNKFNSFPPSQRPEAGLLKIRSVLGGFANLRPSVAYKPLADNSALRPEITEGVDIMFVRELLGGLYFGEPRWWNREEKLAHNTMVYSEAEVERVARIAFKLAQGRKKKVTSVDKANVLEVSQLWRYVVDQVAKDFPDVTLEHQLVDSMAIHLMNRPKDFDVVLTENLFGDILSDEAGVITGSLGMLPSATLGGKVNLYEPVHGSAPDIAGKGIANPIGAILTAAMVLRHSAGLEKEAKAVEVAVAEVLAAGYRTADIARGDIAGQKKVSTGEMGKAVLDAIQL, via the coding sequence ATGAATCTCAAGATTGCAGTATTGGCCGGTGATGGGATTGGCCCGGAAGTTACGAACGAAGCTCTGAACGTACTGAACGCGGTGGCGAAGCATGGGGGGCATAGCTTTACCTACACCGACTTGCTGATTGGTGGGGTGGCGATTGATGCCGAGGGGACTCCGCTGCCTCAGGCGACCATTGATGGCACGCTGGCTGCCGATGCTGCCCTGCTGGGTGCTGTAGGCCACAACAAGTTCAACTCGTTTCCGCCGAGCCAGCGCCCCGAGGCTGGGCTGCTGAAGATCCGCTCCGTGCTGGGCGGTTTTGCCAACCTGAGGCCTTCGGTGGCGTACAAGCCGCTGGCGGATAACTCGGCGCTGCGCCCGGAGATTACCGAGGGCGTGGACATTATGTTTGTCCGCGAGCTGCTGGGCGGGTTGTACTTTGGCGAGCCGCGCTGGTGGAACCGTGAAGAGAAGCTGGCGCACAACACCATGGTGTATTCGGAAGCCGAGGTGGAGCGCGTGGCGCGCATTGCCTTCAAGCTGGCGCAGGGACGCAAGAAGAAGGTGACGAGCGTCGACAAGGCGAACGTGCTGGAGGTCTCGCAACTGTGGCGCTATGTGGTGGACCAGGTGGCGAAGGACTTCCCCGATGTGACGCTGGAGCATCAGCTGGTGGATTCGATGGCGATTCATTTGATGAACCGTCCGAAGGATTTTGACGTGGTGCTGACGGAGAACCTGTTTGGCGACATTCTGTCGGACGAGGCCGGTGTGATCACGGGATCGCTGGGCATGCTGCCTTCGGCAACGCTGGGCGGCAAGGTGAACCTGTATGAGCCGGTGCATGGGTCGGCGCCTGATATTGCGGGCAAGGGGATCGCGAATCCGATTGGAGCGATTCTGACGGCGGCGATGGTGCTGCGTCACTCGGCTGGGCTGGAGAAGGAAGCCAAGGCGGTGGAAGTGGCCGTGGCCGAGGTGCTGGCTGCTGGCTATCGCACCGCGGATATCGCGCGTGGCGATATTGCGGGACAGAAGAAGGTTTCGACCGGCGAGATGGGCAAGGCCGTACTGGACGCCATCCAACTTTAG